The Candidatus Cloacimonadota bacterium genome contains a region encoding:
- a CDS encoding MotA/TolQ/ExbB proton channel family protein: protein MRKFSYIMLLIALISIVVPGLAFAQEAVEETAAAASSSGMESFAELVFGSGMVKWFKDGGWAMWPLLIVAVYGIAYVVWKFIALIYGKVNLNAFLNKILPLVKDKKYKEAVEI, encoded by the coding sequence ATGAGAAAATTCTCGTACATAATGCTGCTGATCGCTCTGATAAGCATAGTGGTCCCCGGTCTGGCATTTGCCCAGGAAGCAGTTGAGGAAACAGCCGCGGCTGCAAGCAGCAGTGGTATGGAGAGCTTTGCCGAACTGGTATTTGGTAGCGGTATGGTAAAATGGTTTAAAGATGGTGGATGGGCTATGTGGCCTCTACTCATTGTTGCGGTTTACGGTATTGCCTATGTTGTATGGAAATTCATCGCTCTTATCTACGGCAAGGTAAACCTGAATGCCTTCTTGAACAAAATTCTTCCTCTTGTGAAAGACAAGAAGTATAAAGAAGCTGTTGAGATT
- a CDS encoding carboxypeptidase regulatory-like domain-containing protein, whose amino-acid sequence MRKTALILLIVLLIGVVYLEAQTSGRLSVRVRDTQGRTMEYVNVVVMSGSQRITGAQTNEKGHATIINIPPGFYTVKFTLVGYAAMTYQDVRIQVGQATNLSPVMNRQGIQTATVVVQANTDRVESGRTGSSHQIEMDRLTDSAVSDVEGIISLQAGVTNIGGELHVRGGRANEVNFTVDGMSVSDPVDGGSALSVDTDAIKDLKIMTGGFPAEFGNAQSGVINIVTKDGDPFFSGKIEYNTDHVIGEGKNMDLLKFAIGGPIVPFASQDLKERLTFYLNGAGEWTDGRYKDLYYSNPNQDYTFNGISILEADYPVYDPYKDRESFLGVDLGDRNYNTYNINLKTKYDLSQAQKLTFAIRGDKSDSNPFNPAGSYSWRYALQHYAYSNVMQQQYISTYDHMFSSSMNLKVKASYYTKDSEQGPRGIDRESFLYFPDYFDPNDLDALGDPLDKDNEYIDRVGQNRFGFISVDDNGDGIHDDGFYPSNYWQYRLATLEDPRSIPGFNPPGTIYTNFIDDTTTSINLRSDFEWQINETHLTKTGFELINHSIKKDQVLNFLTIYEDRRQAYLKSVYTLTEDDLNNFIADNTIPDELFSIKSKKDTPETIADISPIYKPMDYYNAAKSASGKRDGYTANPWQFAYYLQDKMEWEGMIVNAGMRFDFWYLGSSYKVLQDNGRFAERDFDKDDRFQMMVSPRLGVSHPITERDVLRFAYNYQNQLPQMQYIFTSKTPEDANLSDVAITVGNPNLEPQITVTYEVGLSHQLSDDYVLDMTAYYKNLYNYVSTIRERRVDEPSISWYRYISEDYGSARGIDIQLEKLLSNFNTWSIAYSLAWAQGNNSSTVIQDENTSLREFPLDWDVRHNASINYTFRVGRGEEFFIPFTDYILPLDDFSANINWSFVSGAPYTPQSIEGNSMLDTNSKRMDPTHQANARLTKGIQLPGGNSLRIFLDVENLFKTKNINSVYPKTGSPYDDGADLEDSTLQYTFPEVEFTYGKAVQNPAYIDNYRGITVGVSFNF is encoded by the coding sequence ATGCGAAAAACTGCATTGATCCTGCTAATTGTGTTGCTCATTGGTGTCGTATACCTCGAAGCACAGACCTCAGGTCGTCTTTCCGTTCGCGTTCGTGACACTCAAGGACGCACCATGGAGTATGTGAATGTTGTGGTTATGTCCGGTTCCCAGCGTATTACTGGAGCTCAGACCAATGAAAAAGGTCATGCCACTATTATCAATATTCCACCGGGTTTTTACACTGTAAAATTCACTCTCGTGGGTTATGCTGCAATGACCTATCAGGACGTAAGAATCCAGGTTGGTCAAGCTACTAATCTTTCTCCAGTTATGAACCGCCAAGGAATTCAAACTGCCACAGTTGTGGTACAAGCTAATACGGATAGAGTTGAGAGTGGCCGCACCGGTTCTTCTCACCAGATAGAAATGGACCGTTTAACCGATTCTGCGGTATCGGATGTTGAGGGGATAATTTCTTTGCAAGCCGGAGTAACAAATATTGGCGGCGAATTGCATGTTCGTGGCGGTAGAGCCAACGAGGTTAATTTTACTGTTGACGGTATGAGCGTTTCGGATCCTGTGGATGGAGGCAGTGCTCTTTCTGTGGATACAGATGCCATTAAAGATCTTAAGATTATGACCGGAGGATTTCCGGCAGAATTTGGAAATGCCCAATCTGGAGTGATAAATATTGTAACTAAAGATGGAGATCCCTTCTTCTCGGGTAAAATTGAGTATAACACAGATCATGTTATCGGCGAGGGGAAAAATATGGATTTACTTAAGTTTGCCATTGGCGGACCCATAGTTCCCTTTGCATCGCAAGACCTTAAGGAACGACTTACTTTCTACTTGAACGGAGCCGGTGAATGGACTGATGGTAGATACAAGGATCTGTATTATTCTAATCCCAACCAAGATTATACTTTTAATGGAATTTCGATATTGGAAGCAGATTATCCAGTTTACGATCCCTATAAAGATCGCGAAAGCTTTCTCGGCGTTGATCTTGGTGATAGAAACTACAATACTTACAATATAAACTTGAAAACAAAATACGATTTAAGCCAAGCTCAGAAGCTAACCTTTGCTATTCGTGGTGACAAATCGGATAGCAACCCCTTTAATCCAGCTGGTTCATATTCTTGGCGTTATGCTTTACAGCATTATGCATACTCCAATGTAATGCAACAACAGTATATTAGCACATACGATCATATGTTTTCTTCTTCGATGAACCTTAAAGTTAAAGCCAGTTACTACACAAAAGATAGCGAACAGGGTCCTCGCGGAATTGACCGCGAAAGTTTCCTCTATTTCCCAGATTACTTCGATCCTAATGATCTCGATGCACTTGGTGACCCGTTAGATAAAGATAATGAGTATATTGATAGAGTTGGTCAGAACAGATTTGGTTTTATTAGCGTTGACGATAATGGGGATGGGATTCATGATGACGGTTTCTATCCATCCAATTATTGGCAATACCGATTAGCGACACTGGAAGATCCAAGGTCAATACCAGGTTTTAATCCTCCTGGCACAATTTATACTAATTTCATTGACGATACTACTACCAGCATCAATTTGAGATCGGACTTTGAATGGCAGATAAATGAAACACATCTGACCAAGACTGGATTTGAGTTAATAAATCATAGCATAAAAAAAGATCAGGTGCTTAATTTCCTGACAATATATGAAGATCGCAGACAAGCGTACTTGAAAAGCGTATACACGCTTACGGAAGATGATTTAAACAATTTTATTGCCGATAATACAATCCCAGACGAGCTTTTTAGCATTAAATCTAAAAAAGACACACCTGAAACCATTGCCGATATATCACCTATCTATAAACCAATGGATTATTACAATGCGGCTAAGTCAGCCTCTGGGAAAAGAGACGGATACACGGCTAATCCATGGCAGTTTGCCTACTATTTACAGGATAAAATGGAATGGGAAGGCATGATTGTTAACGCAGGTATGCGTTTCGATTTCTGGTATTTGGGTTCAAGCTATAAGGTGCTACAAGATAATGGCCGTTTTGCTGAGCGAGATTTTGATAAAGATGACAGATTTCAGATGATGGTTTCTCCCCGATTGGGCGTATCCCATCCGATTACTGAGCGTGATGTTTTGAGATTTGCCTATAACTATCAAAATCAGTTGCCACAAATGCAATACATTTTTACATCGAAAACTCCTGAAGATGCAAACCTTTCGGATGTAGCAATTACGGTGGGTAACCCGAATCTTGAGCCTCAGATAACGGTTACTTATGAAGTAGGTTTATCCCACCAATTGAGCGATGATTATGTACTGGATATGACTGCTTATTACAAGAATCTATACAATTACGTTAGCACTATTCGTGAACGCCGAGTTGATGAACCCAGTATTTCCTGGTATCGCTACATATCTGAAGATTATGGATCTGCGCGTGGTATTGATATTCAGCTTGAGAAACTGCTCTCAAACTTCAATACTTGGAGTATTGCCTATTCTCTAGCTTGGGCACAGGGAAACAATTCTTCCACAGTTATTCAGGATGAGAATACCTCATTAAGAGAGTTCCCCTTGGATTGGGATGTTCGCCATAATGCCTCTATCAATTATACTTTCCGTGTTGGTCGTGGCGAGGAGTTCTTTATTCCGTTTACGGATTATATACTGCCCTTAGATGATTTTTCAGCTAACATCAATTGGAGTTTTGTATCTGGTGCGCCATATACTCCTCAAAGCATTGAGGGGAATTCCATGTTAGATACAAACAGCAAACGCATGGATCCTACGCATCAAGCTAATGCCAGATTAACAAAAGGCATCCAACTCCCTGGTGGAAACAGCTTACGGATCTTTCTGGATGTTGAGAATTTGTTTAAGACAAAGAATATAAACTCGGTGTACCCCAAAACTGGTTCGCCGTACGACGATGGTGCAGATCTTGAAGATTCTACTTTACAATATACATTTCCTGAGGTTGAATTCACCTATGGGAAAGCAGTACAAAACCCAGCTTATATAGATAACTACCGCGGTATAACCGTTGGAGTATCATTTAATTTCTAA